A portion of the Zootoca vivipara chromosome 6, rZooViv1.1, whole genome shotgun sequence genome contains these proteins:
- the BICRA gene encoding BRD4-interacting chromatin-remodeling complex-associated protein isoform X2 has product MDDEDGRCLLDVICDPQALNDFLHGSEKLHVQETSGNHLSTEQSQPTTSVDLDFLEDDILGSPSGGGANLQNSDQPCDILQQSLQEANITEQTLEAEAELDLGSFQLPTLQPVVHTASDVTPQIFSGGADLIGLQQPAVLTHQALVQQSVGADVVNKAISVQPFLQQVGLGNVTIQPISNLQGLPNGSPSGALGIGQIQVVGQQVMAINQSAQQIIAKQVQSSQVATMPVGSYITQTAAEQQQVTLTSAGVSPQNAGLVIQKNLPAVATTTLNGSSMFGSVSATQGSQPLTVTSSLSSPLVQTQNVIIHRTPTPIQPKPPGVLQQKLYQITPKTFCPNNATLTIQNEAALQQQKAQQNLTFMAGKAGQNVVLSGFPPGLPANMFKQPPPQQQALSKPMSVHLLNQGSSIVIPAQHVPQAMLQGQNQFLLPGQLTGTSAVQIPQQLSALQANMGGQILTTSHPSGQTHIITSQGPGGQLITNQALPAQILTNQNLTSQLNLGQVLTSQNAHGTAHILSAPIQLQPGQVGQPTLFQMPVSLAGSLTTQSQPTITASLASGAINQTGQTVIQGVTLPNQVAMLNATENLNQTVTIQAPPSASSQSPGLIQPQPTSSTNLLPSSDQANILTVQSTSQSSAPSQLQLNVQQQTPPPQQPAQLPVTSQPSPSLVASSPEKIILGQAAAGTIISQDSMQMFLQQKDRSQQQQQQQHQQQFYSSALKMQQENSMNESTVPPHLPMPLPIYSIATTALSTTSSVPASVIVSSSVGASLQPPASRELSQNHNLPPVESKVPHFSAGPPQQAMACQLPSGQQKLPGASPSHSLPHPSVGESPQLQPTHLSQMQSPHQSRPPSQPQPLSRPPSRPHSRPPSQPQTLSRPPSEPLPRSCTPQTQMQNLYVIQNQIASSPHGSNQHPLRPPSQPQVSFQAPQAQPEGQPQLATPPHLQLQVQLAPQLQPQAESQVQARLQPQIQAAPEVQHTHSPHFQLQFSAQGPIKPPTPTQALHLTPEQQRSFQMVPNQFQALSAIPAPIPQQKQLMDRFQQMPQGIILQTKQPTSTSQASPVLSQFSSQPSSVLVSSQGQQVTVSTSQAPPVHSHAPVPATVQPSNAVLSKAAPVLEKGQVQRGGGQPAQPTSLLQQQTPVLVKSASISTAAAAPSENKTFSSITTTISGGKATTGQAKPAGPLAIQQPVQTKPGVISSMSGLNLGKGPLQLQVVGKGLPQLMPSAPTQIQQQYDGKLGNLKKPPPMLQPSKEACFLEQLHKHQGAVLHPDYKTSFRSFEDALQRLLPYHVYQGTLPSPHDYRKVDEEFEMVSTQLLKRTQAMLNKYRLLLLEESRRVSPSAEMVMIDRMFIQEEKTTLSLDKQLAKEKPDEYVSSSSRSQSFASSLAQSALPSNAALASENLKAPPLQMATQINPTKLVIKHSGGSPSVTWAKASPSLDGDEDAMPSRSKPPIKTYEARSRIGLKLKIKQEAGLSKVVHNTALDPVHQTPPPMCTVIKTTDQHSSASAVATTTAVSTAGQMNGTVDHITAAPVEKKPIVTYCRLPLRKTYRENVDAFVADKASDTCLKESSPKVDMVPSTLIIKQDGGSRSVITTRKTHESPSVAGAEKSRSEEGTKHTFFNRSDARSLVMQESPTPPKTDDSTSGLMKELAEVEDEFYHRMIKIEPPDHGSASELTWDVPLPPAKRRKSESFDVDNASFSSDSPPDDSLNEHLQSAIDSILNLQQPQAGGQNTRAPSSSYNSSSSPFSSPVHRTDTYLAPNHNGGLGARTLNR; this is encoded by the exons tgATCCTCAGGCATTGAATGATTTTTTACATGGATCTGAAAAG CTGCACGTACAAGAAACCTCTGGCAATCATCTGAGCACTGAACAGAGCCAGCCCACAACAAGTGTTGACTTAGACTTCCTGGAAGATGACATCCTGGGGTCACCttcagggggaggggccaacctACAGAATTCGGACCAGCCCTGTGACATTCTCCAGCAGAGCCTGCAGGAGGCAAACATCACTGAGCAGACtctggaggcagaggcagaactGGATCTGGGGTCTTTTCAGCTCCCTACGCTTCAGCCAGTTGTCCACACTGCCTCTGATgtcacaccacagattttctcTGGTGGAGCTGACCTTATTGGACTGCAGCAGCCTGCAGTCTTGACTCACCAAGCATTGGTGCAGCAGTCAGTTGGAGCCGATGTCGTCAACAAGGCAATCAGCGTGCAACCTTTTCTCCAGCAAGTTGGCTTGGGAAACGTCACCATACAGCCCATTTCCAACCTTCAAGGGTTGCCAAATGGGAGTCCCAGTGGAGCACTGGGCATTGGGCAGATTCAAGTGGTTGGCCAGCAAGTGATGGCAATTAACCAGTCTGCTCAGCAGATAATTGCTAAGCAAGTTCAATCTTCCCAAGTGGCCACCATGCCAGTTGGAAGTTACATCACTCAGACAGCAGCAGAACAGCAACAGGTCACCCTTACTTCGGCTGGGGTGTCTCCCCAGAATGCAGGCCTTGTCATCCAGAAGAACCTCCCAGCAGTAGCCACAACAACACTGAATGGAAGCTCCATGTTTGGGAGTGTATCTGCTACACAGGGCTCCCAGCCTCTGACTGTCACATCAAGCTTGAGCAGCCCGCTGGTACAGACCCAAAACGTGATCATTCACCGGACACCCACACCAATTCAGCCCAAACCCCCAGGAGTCCTCCAGCAGAAGTTGTATCAGATCACCCCTAAAACATTTTGCCCCAACAATGCTACCCTTACCATCCAGAACGAAGCTGCCCTCCAACAACAGAAGGCCCAGCAGAACCTAACATTTATGGCAGGCAAGGCTGGGCAAAATGTGGTGCTCTCTGGATTCCCCCCGGGTCTGCCTGCCAACATGTTCAAGCAGCCCCCGCCACAGCAGCAGGCCCTTAGCAAACCCATGAGTGTCCACTtgctgaatcaaggcagcagTATTGTTATCCCAGCGCAGCATGTCCCCCAGGCAATGCTACAGGGTCAAAACCAGTTCCTTCTCCCGGGACAGCTCACCGGTACTTCGGCAGTCCAGATTCCCCAACAGCTGTCAGCCTTGCAGGCTAATATGGGTGGCCAGATCTTAACCACGTCGCACCCTAGTGGGCAAACTCACATCATCACCAGCCAAGGGCCTGGCGGGCAGCTAATAACGAATCAAGCACTGCCTGCCCAAATCCTCACCAATCAAAACCTGACAAGCCAACTAAACCTGGGGCAGGTACTGACGTCGCAGAATGCACATGGCACTGCCCACATTCTCTCTGCTCCTATCCAGTTGCAACCGGGACAGGTTGGCCAGCCAACTCTCTTCCAGATGCCTGTCTCTCTAGCCGGTAGCCTGACAACTCAGAGTCAGCCCACCATCACAGCCTCCCTGGCCAGTGGTGCCATTAATCAGACTGGTCAGACTGTTATCCAAGGAGTCACCCTGCCTAACCAAGTGGCTATGTTGAATGCCACCGAGAACCTCAACCAAACTGTGACCATCCAAGCACCCCCTAGTGCCAGCAGCCAGAGCCCAGGTCTCATTCAGCCACAGCCGACCTCCAGCACCAACCTGCTGCCAAGCAGCGACCAAGCCAACATATTAACCGTCCAGTCCACTTCCCAGTCCTCAGCTCCTTCCCAGCTTCAGCTGAATGTACAGCAGCAAACTCCACCACCTCAGCAGCCAGCACAGCTACCCGTGACTTCGCAGCCCAGTCCCAGCTTGGTGGCATCTAGTCCTGAAAAAATTATCTTGGGCCAGGCAGCTGCTGGAACCATCATCTCCCAGGATTCTATGCAGATGTTCCTGCAGCAG AAGGAtcggagccagcagcagcagcaacagcagcatcagcagcaatTTTATTCATCAGCCCTGAAAATGCAGCAGGAGAACAGTATGAACGAATCCACAGTACCTCCCCACCTGCCAATGCCTCTGCCCATCTACAGCATAGCCACCACCGCCCTCAGCACCACAAGCAGTGTCCCAGCCTCAGTGATAGTCAGCAGCAGTGTAGGCGCATCCCTGCAGCCGCCTGCCAGCCGAGAGCTGAGCCAGAACCACAACCTGCCGCCGGTGGAGTCCAAAGTACCTCACTTCTCAGCAGGCCCTCCCCAGCAGGCAATGGCTTGCCAG TTGCCTTCAGGGCAGCAGAAACTTCCTGGAGCCTCCCCATCCCATTCACTACCTCATCCTTCAGTGGGGGAGAGCCCCCAGCTCCAGCCCACACACCTTTCACAGATGCAATCTCCACACCAGTCCCGCCCTCCATCTCAGCCTCAGCCACTGTCCCGGCCACCGTCCCGGCCTCACTCGAGGCCTCCTTCCCAACCCCAGACTTTGTCCAGGCCTCCTTCCGAGCCCCTGCCACGGTCCTGCACCCCCCAGACACAGATGCAGAATCTGTATGTGATTCAGAATCAGATTGCTTCTTCTCCTCATGGTTCCAACCAGCATCCTCTGCGGCCCCCCTCGCAGCCTCAGGTATCATTCCAAGCACCACAGGCCCAGCCAGAGGGGCAGCCTCAGCTGGCAACCCCTCCACATCTGCAGCTACAGGTTCAGCTTGCTCCTCAGCTCCAGCCACAGGCCGAATCCCAGGTGCAGGCCCGGCTACAACCCCAGATTCAGGCTGCACCTGAGGTGCAGCATACCCATTCCCCCCATTTCCAGCTTCAGTTCTCTGCCCAGGGCCCTatcaagccccccaccccaacccaggcGCTTCATCTAACACCGGAGCAGCAGAGGAGTTTTCAGATGGTTCCGAATCAGTTCCAGgctctttctgcaattccagcaCCCATACCTCAGCAGAAGCAGTTAATGGATCGGTTTCAGCAG ATGCCCCAGGGGATTATTCTACAAACGAAGCAGCCAACTTCCACTAGCCAAGCATCACCCGTGTTGAGCCAGTTCAGCAGCCAGCCCTCCTCAGTCTTGGTTAGCAGCCAAGGACAGCAGGTCACAGTATCAACAAGCCAGGCACCACCAGTTCACAGCCATGCTCCTGTGCCTGCCACCGTTCAACCTTCCAATGCAGTTTTGAGCAAGGCGGCTCCAGTGCTTGAAAAGGGGCAGGTccagagaggaggagggcagCCTGCGCAACCTACATCACTCCTCCAGCAACAAACACCTGTGTTGGTCAAATCAGCATCAATAT CTACTGCTGCTGCAGCTCCTTCAGAGAATAAAACATTTTCTAGCATCACCACAACCATTTCTGGAGGGAAAGCAACCACCGGGCAAGCAAAACCTGCAGGTCCTCTTGCCATTCAGCAGCCAGTTCAG ACCAAACCTGGAGTCATTAGCTCTATGTCAGGCCTGAATCTGGGGAAAGGTCCATTGCAGCTCCAGGTAGTTGGAAAGGGCTTGCCTCAACTCATGCCTTCAGCCCCTACCCAAATCCAGCAGCAG TATGACGGCAAGCTTGGAAACCTGAAAAAGCCTCCTCCCATGCTACAGCCCAGCAAGGAAGCTTG TTTTTTGGAACAGCTGCATAAACACCAAGGAGCAGTGCTGCATCCTGACTACAAAACCTCATTTCGGTCATTTGAAGACGCCTTACAGAGGCTCCTACCATACCACGTATATCAAGGAACATTGCCTTCTCCCCATGACTATCGGAAAG TAGATGAAGAGTTTGAAATGGTGTCTACACAGTTGTTGAAACGCACACAAGCCATGTTGAACAAATACCGCCTGCTACTATTGGAGGAATCCCGG AGAGTCAGTCCTTCTGCAGAGATGGTGATGATCGATCGGATGTTCATACAGGAAGAAAAGACCACCTTATCTCTTGATAAACAGCTGGCAAAGGAGAAGCCAG ATGAGTATGTTTCCTCATCTTCGCGGTCGCAGAGTTTTgcttcttctctggctcagagtGCTCTGCCCAGCAATGCCGCTCTGGCTTCTGAGAACCTGAAGGCACCTCCACTGCAGATGGCAACCCAGATCAACCCAACAAAACTGGTCATCAAGCACAGCGGAGGCTCTCCCTCTGTCACGTGGGCCAAGGCCTCTCCCTCATTAGATGGTGACGAGGATGCCATGCCCTCCAGGAGTAAGCCGCCCATCAAAACCTACGAAGCCCGGAGCCGGATTGGACTGAAACTGAAGATCAAACAGGAGGCGGGCCTTAGCAAAGTGGTTCACAACACTGCCTTGGACCCGGTTCACCAGACACCGCCGCCCATGTGCACAGTGATCAAAACAACTGACCAGCACTCGTCGGCTTCAGCCGTTGCCACCACCACTGCTGTCTCAACGGCGGGTCAAATGAATGGGACTGTTGATCATATCACAGCAGCTCCAGTGGAGAAAAAGCCCATTGTGACTTACTGCAGGCTTCCCCTCCGTAAGACATACAGGGAGAATGTGGACGCTTTTGTAGCGGATAAAGCCTCTGACACCTGCCTGAAAGAGAGCAGCCCAAAAGTTGATATGGTGCCAAGCACCCTCATCATCAAGCAGGACGGGGGCTCCAGGAGTGTCATTACTACCCGCAAAACTCACGAGAGCCCCTCCGTGGCTGGGGCAGAGAAGAGCCGGTCAGAGGAGGGTACCAAACATACCTTTTTCAACCGGAGTGATGCCCGTTCCCTCGTAATGCAAGAGAGCCCCACCCCTCCTAAGACCGACGATTCAACCAGTGGCCTTATGAAGGAATTGGCGGAGGTTGAGGATGAGTTTTATCACCGGATGATAAAAATCGAGCCACCTGACCATGGTTCTGCCTCTGAACTCACATGGGATGTGCCCCTGCCCCCAGCCAAACGTAGAAAGTCAGAGTCTTTTGATGTGGACAATGCCAGCTTCTCCAGCGACAGCCCCCCAGATGACTCACTCAATGAGCACCTACAGAGCGCCATTGATAGCATCCTGAATTTGCAGCAACCTCAAGCTGGGGGCCAGAACACCCGAGCACCCTCCTCTTCatacaactcctcctcctcccctttctcttcccctGTCCACCGCACAGACACTTACCTTGCCCCCAATCACAATGGTGGCCTTGGAGCAAGGACGTTGAACAGATAA
- the BICRA gene encoding BRD4-interacting chromatin-remodeling complex-associated protein isoform X1 produces the protein MDDEDGRCLLDVICDPQALNDFLHGSEKIDSDDLLDNTGDAASAFFEGAGLHVQETSGNHLSTEQSQPTTSVDLDFLEDDILGSPSGGGANLQNSDQPCDILQQSLQEANITEQTLEAEAELDLGSFQLPTLQPVVHTASDVTPQIFSGGADLIGLQQPAVLTHQALVQQSVGADVVNKAISVQPFLQQVGLGNVTIQPISNLQGLPNGSPSGALGIGQIQVVGQQVMAINQSAQQIIAKQVQSSQVATMPVGSYITQTAAEQQQVTLTSAGVSPQNAGLVIQKNLPAVATTTLNGSSMFGSVSATQGSQPLTVTSSLSSPLVQTQNVIIHRTPTPIQPKPPGVLQQKLYQITPKTFCPNNATLTIQNEAALQQQKAQQNLTFMAGKAGQNVVLSGFPPGLPANMFKQPPPQQQALSKPMSVHLLNQGSSIVIPAQHVPQAMLQGQNQFLLPGQLTGTSAVQIPQQLSALQANMGGQILTTSHPSGQTHIITSQGPGGQLITNQALPAQILTNQNLTSQLNLGQVLTSQNAHGTAHILSAPIQLQPGQVGQPTLFQMPVSLAGSLTTQSQPTITASLASGAINQTGQTVIQGVTLPNQVAMLNATENLNQTVTIQAPPSASSQSPGLIQPQPTSSTNLLPSSDQANILTVQSTSQSSAPSQLQLNVQQQTPPPQQPAQLPVTSQPSPSLVASSPEKIILGQAAAGTIISQDSMQMFLQQKDRSQQQQQQQHQQQFYSSALKMQQENSMNESTVPPHLPMPLPIYSIATTALSTTSSVPASVIVSSSVGASLQPPASRELSQNHNLPPVESKVPHFSAGPPQQAMACQLPSGQQKLPGASPSHSLPHPSVGESPQLQPTHLSQMQSPHQSRPPSQPQPLSRPPSRPHSRPPSQPQTLSRPPSEPLPRSCTPQTQMQNLYVIQNQIASSPHGSNQHPLRPPSQPQVSFQAPQAQPEGQPQLATPPHLQLQVQLAPQLQPQAESQVQARLQPQIQAAPEVQHTHSPHFQLQFSAQGPIKPPTPTQALHLTPEQQRSFQMVPNQFQALSAIPAPIPQQKQLMDRFQQMPQGIILQTKQPTSTSQASPVLSQFSSQPSSVLVSSQGQQVTVSTSQAPPVHSHAPVPATVQPSNAVLSKAAPVLEKGQVQRGGGQPAQPTSLLQQQTPVLVKSASISTAAAAPSENKTFSSITTTISGGKATTGQAKPAGPLAIQQPVQTKPGVISSMSGLNLGKGPLQLQVVGKGLPQLMPSAPTQIQQQYDGKLGNLKKPPPMLQPSKEACFLEQLHKHQGAVLHPDYKTSFRSFEDALQRLLPYHVYQGTLPSPHDYRKDEEFEMVSTQLLKRTQAMLNKYRLLLLEESRRVSPSAEMVMIDRMFIQEEKTTLSLDKQLAKEKPDEYVSSSSRSQSFASSLAQSALPSNAALASENLKAPPLQMATQINPTKLVIKHSGGSPSVTWAKASPSLDGDEDAMPSRSKPPIKTYEARSRIGLKLKIKQEAGLSKVVHNTALDPVHQTPPPMCTVIKTTDQHSSASAVATTTAVSTAGQMNGTVDHITAAPVEKKPIVTYCRLPLRKTYRENVDAFVADKASDTCLKESSPKVDMVPSTLIIKQDGGSRSVITTRKTHESPSVAGAEKSRSEEGTKHTFFNRSDARSLVMQESPTPPKTDDSTSGLMKELAEVEDEFYHRMIKIEPPDHGSASELTWDVPLPPAKRRKSESFDVDNASFSSDSPPDDSLNEHLQSAIDSILNLQQPQAGGQNTRAPSSSYNSSSSPFSSPVHRTDTYLAPNHNGGLGARTLNR, from the exons tgATCCTCAGGCATTGAATGATTTTTTACATGGATCTGAAAAG ATTGACAGTGATGATCTCTTGGACAACACAGGAGATGCAGCCAGTGCCTTCTTTGAGGGTGCTGGG CTGCACGTACAAGAAACCTCTGGCAATCATCTGAGCACTGAACAGAGCCAGCCCACAACAAGTGTTGACTTAGACTTCCTGGAAGATGACATCCTGGGGTCACCttcagggggaggggccaacctACAGAATTCGGACCAGCCCTGTGACATTCTCCAGCAGAGCCTGCAGGAGGCAAACATCACTGAGCAGACtctggaggcagaggcagaactGGATCTGGGGTCTTTTCAGCTCCCTACGCTTCAGCCAGTTGTCCACACTGCCTCTGATgtcacaccacagattttctcTGGTGGAGCTGACCTTATTGGACTGCAGCAGCCTGCAGTCTTGACTCACCAAGCATTGGTGCAGCAGTCAGTTGGAGCCGATGTCGTCAACAAGGCAATCAGCGTGCAACCTTTTCTCCAGCAAGTTGGCTTGGGAAACGTCACCATACAGCCCATTTCCAACCTTCAAGGGTTGCCAAATGGGAGTCCCAGTGGAGCACTGGGCATTGGGCAGATTCAAGTGGTTGGCCAGCAAGTGATGGCAATTAACCAGTCTGCTCAGCAGATAATTGCTAAGCAAGTTCAATCTTCCCAAGTGGCCACCATGCCAGTTGGAAGTTACATCACTCAGACAGCAGCAGAACAGCAACAGGTCACCCTTACTTCGGCTGGGGTGTCTCCCCAGAATGCAGGCCTTGTCATCCAGAAGAACCTCCCAGCAGTAGCCACAACAACACTGAATGGAAGCTCCATGTTTGGGAGTGTATCTGCTACACAGGGCTCCCAGCCTCTGACTGTCACATCAAGCTTGAGCAGCCCGCTGGTACAGACCCAAAACGTGATCATTCACCGGACACCCACACCAATTCAGCCCAAACCCCCAGGAGTCCTCCAGCAGAAGTTGTATCAGATCACCCCTAAAACATTTTGCCCCAACAATGCTACCCTTACCATCCAGAACGAAGCTGCCCTCCAACAACAGAAGGCCCAGCAGAACCTAACATTTATGGCAGGCAAGGCTGGGCAAAATGTGGTGCTCTCTGGATTCCCCCCGGGTCTGCCTGCCAACATGTTCAAGCAGCCCCCGCCACAGCAGCAGGCCCTTAGCAAACCCATGAGTGTCCACTtgctgaatcaaggcagcagTATTGTTATCCCAGCGCAGCATGTCCCCCAGGCAATGCTACAGGGTCAAAACCAGTTCCTTCTCCCGGGACAGCTCACCGGTACTTCGGCAGTCCAGATTCCCCAACAGCTGTCAGCCTTGCAGGCTAATATGGGTGGCCAGATCTTAACCACGTCGCACCCTAGTGGGCAAACTCACATCATCACCAGCCAAGGGCCTGGCGGGCAGCTAATAACGAATCAAGCACTGCCTGCCCAAATCCTCACCAATCAAAACCTGACAAGCCAACTAAACCTGGGGCAGGTACTGACGTCGCAGAATGCACATGGCACTGCCCACATTCTCTCTGCTCCTATCCAGTTGCAACCGGGACAGGTTGGCCAGCCAACTCTCTTCCAGATGCCTGTCTCTCTAGCCGGTAGCCTGACAACTCAGAGTCAGCCCACCATCACAGCCTCCCTGGCCAGTGGTGCCATTAATCAGACTGGTCAGACTGTTATCCAAGGAGTCACCCTGCCTAACCAAGTGGCTATGTTGAATGCCACCGAGAACCTCAACCAAACTGTGACCATCCAAGCACCCCCTAGTGCCAGCAGCCAGAGCCCAGGTCTCATTCAGCCACAGCCGACCTCCAGCACCAACCTGCTGCCAAGCAGCGACCAAGCCAACATATTAACCGTCCAGTCCACTTCCCAGTCCTCAGCTCCTTCCCAGCTTCAGCTGAATGTACAGCAGCAAACTCCACCACCTCAGCAGCCAGCACAGCTACCCGTGACTTCGCAGCCCAGTCCCAGCTTGGTGGCATCTAGTCCTGAAAAAATTATCTTGGGCCAGGCAGCTGCTGGAACCATCATCTCCCAGGATTCTATGCAGATGTTCCTGCAGCAG AAGGAtcggagccagcagcagcagcaacagcagcatcagcagcaatTTTATTCATCAGCCCTGAAAATGCAGCAGGAGAACAGTATGAACGAATCCACAGTACCTCCCCACCTGCCAATGCCTCTGCCCATCTACAGCATAGCCACCACCGCCCTCAGCACCACAAGCAGTGTCCCAGCCTCAGTGATAGTCAGCAGCAGTGTAGGCGCATCCCTGCAGCCGCCTGCCAGCCGAGAGCTGAGCCAGAACCACAACCTGCCGCCGGTGGAGTCCAAAGTACCTCACTTCTCAGCAGGCCCTCCCCAGCAGGCAATGGCTTGCCAG TTGCCTTCAGGGCAGCAGAAACTTCCTGGAGCCTCCCCATCCCATTCACTACCTCATCCTTCAGTGGGGGAGAGCCCCCAGCTCCAGCCCACACACCTTTCACAGATGCAATCTCCACACCAGTCCCGCCCTCCATCTCAGCCTCAGCCACTGTCCCGGCCACCGTCCCGGCCTCACTCGAGGCCTCCTTCCCAACCCCAGACTTTGTCCAGGCCTCCTTCCGAGCCCCTGCCACGGTCCTGCACCCCCCAGACACAGATGCAGAATCTGTATGTGATTCAGAATCAGATTGCTTCTTCTCCTCATGGTTCCAACCAGCATCCTCTGCGGCCCCCCTCGCAGCCTCAGGTATCATTCCAAGCACCACAGGCCCAGCCAGAGGGGCAGCCTCAGCTGGCAACCCCTCCACATCTGCAGCTACAGGTTCAGCTTGCTCCTCAGCTCCAGCCACAGGCCGAATCCCAGGTGCAGGCCCGGCTACAACCCCAGATTCAGGCTGCACCTGAGGTGCAGCATACCCATTCCCCCCATTTCCAGCTTCAGTTCTCTGCCCAGGGCCCTatcaagccccccaccccaacccaggcGCTTCATCTAACACCGGAGCAGCAGAGGAGTTTTCAGATGGTTCCGAATCAGTTCCAGgctctttctgcaattccagcaCCCATACCTCAGCAGAAGCAGTTAATGGATCGGTTTCAGCAG ATGCCCCAGGGGATTATTCTACAAACGAAGCAGCCAACTTCCACTAGCCAAGCATCACCCGTGTTGAGCCAGTTCAGCAGCCAGCCCTCCTCAGTCTTGGTTAGCAGCCAAGGACAGCAGGTCACAGTATCAACAAGCCAGGCACCACCAGTTCACAGCCATGCTCCTGTGCCTGCCACCGTTCAACCTTCCAATGCAGTTTTGAGCAAGGCGGCTCCAGTGCTTGAAAAGGGGCAGGTccagagaggaggagggcagCCTGCGCAACCTACATCACTCCTCCAGCAACAAACACCTGTGTTGGTCAAATCAGCATCAATAT CTACTGCTGCTGCAGCTCCTTCAGAGAATAAAACATTTTCTAGCATCACCACAACCATTTCTGGAGGGAAAGCAACCACCGGGCAAGCAAAACCTGCAGGTCCTCTTGCCATTCAGCAGCCAGTTCAG ACCAAACCTGGAGTCATTAGCTCTATGTCAGGCCTGAATCTGGGGAAAGGTCCATTGCAGCTCCAGGTAGTTGGAAAGGGCTTGCCTCAACTCATGCCTTCAGCCCCTACCCAAATCCAGCAGCAG TATGACGGCAAGCTTGGAAACCTGAAAAAGCCTCCTCCCATGCTACAGCCCAGCAAGGAAGCTTG TTTTTTGGAACAGCTGCATAAACACCAAGGAGCAGTGCTGCATCCTGACTACAAAACCTCATTTCGGTCATTTGAAGACGCCTTACAGAGGCTCCTACCATACCACGTATATCAAGGAACATTGCCTTCTCCCCATGACTATCGGAAAG ATGAAGAGTTTGAAATGGTGTCTACACAGTTGTTGAAACGCACACAAGCCATGTTGAACAAATACCGCCTGCTACTATTGGAGGAATCCCGG AGAGTCAGTCCTTCTGCAGAGATGGTGATGATCGATCGGATGTTCATACAGGAAGAAAAGACCACCTTATCTCTTGATAAACAGCTGGCAAAGGAGAAGCCAG ATGAGTATGTTTCCTCATCTTCGCGGTCGCAGAGTTTTgcttcttctctggctcagagtGCTCTGCCCAGCAATGCCGCTCTGGCTTCTGAGAACCTGAAGGCACCTCCACTGCAGATGGCAACCCAGATCAACCCAACAAAACTGGTCATCAAGCACAGCGGAGGCTCTCCCTCTGTCACGTGGGCCAAGGCCTCTCCCTCATTAGATGGTGACGAGGATGCCATGCCCTCCAGGAGTAAGCCGCCCATCAAAACCTACGAAGCCCGGAGCCGGATTGGACTGAAACTGAAGATCAAACAGGAGGCGGGCCTTAGCAAAGTGGTTCACAACACTGCCTTGGACCCGGTTCACCAGACACCGCCGCCCATGTGCACAGTGATCAAAACAACTGACCAGCACTCGTCGGCTTCAGCCGTTGCCACCACCACTGCTGTCTCAACGGCGGGTCAAATGAATGGGACTGTTGATCATATCACAGCAGCTCCAGTGGAGAAAAAGCCCATTGTGACTTACTGCAGGCTTCCCCTCCGTAAGACATACAGGGAGAATGTGGACGCTTTTGTAGCGGATAAAGCCTCTGACACCTGCCTGAAAGAGAGCAGCCCAAAAGTTGATATGGTGCCAAGCACCCTCATCATCAAGCAGGACGGGGGCTCCAGGAGTGTCATTACTACCCGCAAAACTCACGAGAGCCCCTCCGTGGCTGGGGCAGAGAAGAGCCGGTCAGAGGAGGGTACCAAACATACCTTTTTCAACCGGAGTGATGCCCGTTCCCTCGTAATGCAAGAGAGCCCCACCCCTCCTAAGACCGACGATTCAACCAGTGGCCTTATGAAGGAATTGGCGGAGGTTGAGGATGAGTTTTATCACCGGATGATAAAAATCGAGCCACCTGACCATGGTTCTGCCTCTGAACTCACATGGGATGTGCCCCTGCCCCCAGCCAAACGTAGAAAGTCAGAGTCTTTTGATGTGGACAATGCCAGCTTCTCCAGCGACAGCCCCCCAGATGACTCACTCAATGAGCACCTACAGAGCGCCATTGATAGCATCCTGAATTTGCAGCAACCTCAAGCTGGGGGCCAGAACACCCGAGCACCCTCCTCTTCatacaactcctcctcctcccctttctcttcccctGTCCACCGCACAGACACTTACCTTGCCCCCAATCACAATGGTGGCCTTGGAGCAAGGACGTTGAACAGATAA